One window from the genome of Sandaracinaceae bacterium encodes:
- a CDS encoding SMI1/KNR4 family protein codes for MHRGVRQFLKWVGVKRAELTLNPPASNAELRALEQTLGGPLPSDLRLILTRFNGGELPVGKMLPVGLEPGTIGAAVRDYANAMRKDFLDPELLLPFCETAEGSLLAFDRSAGPVSDTWPIVDYYPDTGEERMIHRTMDGWCQTCVSEWESPDFGAEFTLDVYLRKGERHVSVEPDVATAFASVAHARKRAGMPEEAMRAYLAAARCVPSLPWCDWEALKIAVLIDKRAEAYEASSRLAARAPASAWEQRETSPLWVAQVVAPLARRTGSPSRWVRMLSQLEEAAPEDEREDVEAIRVAMETGAPFPPLDPLREEPLVPPMEDTNAWFDAVKRSYLAGVVRDEDLLLEPTMAPLRERYPLGDCLRVRRDF; via the coding sequence GTGCATCGAGGAGTTCGCCAGTTTCTGAAGTGGGTCGGCGTCAAGCGCGCGGAGCTCACCCTCAACCCGCCAGCATCGAACGCGGAGCTGCGGGCGTTGGAGCAGACGCTGGGCGGGCCGCTCCCCTCGGACCTGCGCCTGATCCTGACGCGCTTCAATGGCGGCGAGCTCCCCGTGGGCAAGATGCTTCCGGTCGGCCTCGAGCCCGGCACCATCGGCGCCGCCGTTCGCGACTACGCCAACGCCATGCGCAAGGATTTCCTGGACCCCGAGCTGCTGCTGCCGTTCTGTGAGACGGCTGAAGGCAGCCTGCTGGCGTTCGACCGCAGCGCCGGACCGGTGTCCGACACGTGGCCCATCGTGGACTACTACCCGGACACCGGGGAAGAGCGGATGATCCACCGCACGATGGATGGGTGGTGCCAGACCTGCGTCAGCGAGTGGGAGAGCCCCGACTTCGGGGCTGAGTTCACGCTCGACGTCTACCTGCGCAAGGGGGAGCGTCACGTCAGCGTGGAGCCCGACGTCGCGACCGCTTTCGCCAGTGTGGCCCACGCACGCAAGCGCGCGGGCATGCCCGAGGAGGCGATGCGGGCCTATCTGGCGGCAGCTCGCTGCGTGCCGTCGCTGCCGTGGTGCGATTGGGAGGCGCTCAAGATCGCGGTGCTGATCGACAAGCGCGCCGAAGCGTACGAGGCGTCCTCTCGCCTGGCGGCGCGCGCGCCTGCGTCCGCCTGGGAGCAGCGCGAGACCTCTCCGCTGTGGGTAGCGCAGGTGGTCGCGCCGCTGGCGCGTCGCACGGGGTCGCCGTCACGCTGGGTGCGTATGCTCAGCCAACTCGAGGAGGCGGCTCCCGAGGACGAGCGGGAAGACGTGGAGGCCATCCGCGTGGCGATGGAGACCGGGGCGCCGTTCCCGCCGCTGGACCCGCTGCGTGAGGAACCGCTCGTCCCTCCAATGGAGGACACCAACGCCTGGTTCGATGCCGTCAAGCGCAGCTATCTGGCCGGCGTCGTGCGAGACGAGGACCTGCTCCTCGAGCCCACGATGGCCCCCCTGCGGGAGCGGTACCCGCTCGGGGATTGCTTGCGGGTGCGGCGAGACTTCTGA